The following are encoded together in the Bradyrhizobium sp. CCGUVB1N3 genome:
- a CDS encoding B12-binding domain-containing radical SAM protein: MRAESNGTVRHILCVFPRYTSSFGTFEHAYPLTDGVKAFMPPQGLLLISAYLPREWQVKFVDENLRPTTKEEFDWAEAVFVSGMHIQRQQMNDICRRAHEHDLPVALGGPSVSACPDYYPSFDYLHVGELGDATNELIAMLSRDTARPAQQVVLTTNDRVPMTEFPIPAYELAEVKKYFLGSIQYSSGCPYQCEFCDIPGLYGRNPRIKSPQQIIAELDRLRECGMTDTVYFVDDNFIGNRKAAMDLLPHLIEWQKKTGYVMRLACEATLNIAKRPEILEKMREAYFITIFCGIETPDPDALHAMQKDHNMMVPILEGVRTINSYGMEVVSGIIMGLDTDKPNTSDALLSFVEESRIPLLTINLLQALPKTPLWDRLAREGRLINDEGRDSNVNFLLPYDDVVASWKFCMERAYAPEKVYARYQHQCDYTYANRLKVPVPAEMKTWPNIRRGLVMLRNIFWKVGVLGDYRRVFWKFALGRIRRGDLEGLIGCAMIAHHLITFARAASSGQQNASNYSLRLREASVPAE; encoded by the coding sequence ATGCGCGCTGAAAGCAACGGAACGGTCCGGCACATTCTCTGCGTCTTTCCGCGTTACACATCGTCTTTCGGCACCTTCGAGCACGCCTATCCCCTGACCGACGGCGTCAAGGCCTTCATGCCGCCGCAGGGGCTGCTCCTGATCTCCGCCTATCTGCCCAGGGAATGGCAGGTGAAGTTCGTCGACGAGAACCTCCGTCCGACGACGAAGGAGGAGTTCGACTGGGCGGAGGCGGTCTTCGTCAGCGGCATGCACATCCAGCGCCAGCAGATGAACGACATCTGCCGCCGCGCCCATGAGCACGATCTGCCGGTCGCGCTCGGCGGCCCCTCGGTCAGCGCCTGCCCGGATTACTATCCGTCCTTCGACTATCTCCATGTCGGCGAACTCGGTGACGCCACCAATGAGCTGATCGCGATGTTATCGCGCGACACCGCGCGCCCGGCGCAGCAGGTGGTGCTGACGACCAACGACCGCGTCCCGATGACGGAGTTTCCGATCCCCGCCTACGAGCTTGCGGAGGTGAAGAAGTATTTCCTCGGCAGCATCCAGTATTCCAGCGGCTGTCCCTATCAGTGCGAGTTCTGCGACATCCCCGGCCTCTACGGCCGCAACCCGCGCATCAAGTCGCCGCAGCAGATCATCGCCGAGCTCGACCGCCTGCGGGAATGCGGCATGACCGACACGGTCTATTTCGTCGACGACAATTTCATCGGCAACCGCAAGGCGGCGATGGACCTGTTGCCGCATCTGATCGAGTGGCAGAAAAAGACCGGCTATGTGATGCGGCTTGCCTGCGAGGCAACGCTCAACATCGCCAAGCGCCCCGAGATCCTCGAGAAGATGCGCGAGGCCTATTTCATCACCATCTTCTGCGGCATCGAGACGCCCGATCCCGACGCGCTGCATGCGATGCAGAAGGACCACAACATGATGGTCCCGATCCTGGAGGGCGTGCGCACCATCAACTCCTATGGCATGGAGGTCGTCTCGGGCATCATCATGGGGCTCGACACCGACAAGCCGAACACGTCGGATGCACTGCTTTCCTTCGTCGAGGAATCCCGCATCCCGCTGCTCACCATCAATTTGCTCCAGGCGCTGCCGAAGACGCCGCTGTGGGACCGGCTCGCGCGCGAGGGCCGTTTGATCAACGACGAAGGCCGCGATTCCAACGTCAACTTCCTCTTGCCCTATGACGATGTCGTGGCGTCCTGGAAATTCTGCATGGAGCGGGCCTACGCGCCCGAGAAGGTCTATGCGCGCTATCAGCACCAGTGCGACTACACCTATGCCAACCGTCTCAAGGTGCCGGTGCCTGCGGAGATGAAGACCTGGCCCAACATCAGGCGCGGTCTCGTCATGCTGCGCAACATCTTCTGGAAGGTCGGCGTGCTCGGCGACTATAGACGTGTGTTCTGGAAGTTCGCGCTGGGCCGGATCAGGCGTGGCGATCTCGAAGGCCTGATCGGCTGCGCCATGATCGCACATCATCTCATCACCTTCGCGCGCGCGGCATCGAGCGGCCAGCAGAACGCGTCGAACTACTCGCTGCGGCTGCGCGAGGCGTCCGTTCCCGCCGAATGA
- a CDS encoding methyl-accepting chemotaxis protein: MTTDQTGNPTHLAGRFTLATRLYSIFALFALLTAGIAVLSDYNSRRGAELTAAIETANAAALNVERVNSLVYAVVMESRGVYMSTDPAVVKKYGEGLLKFNGQILDVVKRWETIVKADDAEQFATFKKRIEQFVDFRKELVRRANEIGAAAGREWGDNDANRSVRSALNKDLEALSKVYAERAKQITQETETNRTLSFVLTCLGGVALALVVIGIVIIARSIARPLSTITATIKQVADGEESVVVPHTERADEIGALARAIRIFQEAMERNRNLASQVSQDSASRDERARHIETSVEAFREAIGAVMRGLADNASAMRETAQTITRVTADANTRAGTAASATEQASHNVTAVAGAAEELSASVEEIGRQVRQSASAVEQTGQRTEKSISEIESLAAATQRIDGVLNLIQAIAEQTNLLALNATIEAARAGEAGRGFAVVAHEVKALAGQTAKATAEISENVGMIQSSTRNAVEAVREIGGAVREINDVTSAIAGAIGQQDSATREISANAQSAAQGNETLVANITSLRDAIGETDTAATSVLTAASSLTATADTLSREVEKFFQNLRSGPAERHIAKAG; encoded by the coding sequence ATGACAACTGATCAAACTGGGAATCCCACGCACCTGGCGGGCCGTTTCACGCTCGCAACCAGGCTCTATTCGATCTTCGCGCTGTTCGCGCTGCTGACCGCGGGGATCGCGGTGCTGTCCGACTACAACAGCCGCCGCGGCGCCGAGCTGACCGCCGCGATCGAGACCGCGAATGCGGCAGCGCTGAACGTCGAGCGCGTCAACTCGCTGGTCTACGCCGTGGTGATGGAATCCCGCGGCGTCTACATGTCGACCGACCCGGCCGTGGTGAAGAAATACGGCGAGGGCCTTCTGAAGTTCAACGGGCAAATCCTCGACGTGGTCAAGCGCTGGGAGACCATCGTCAAGGCCGACGACGCCGAGCAGTTCGCGACCTTCAAGAAGCGCATCGAGCAGTTCGTCGACTTCCGGAAAGAACTGGTGCGCCGCGCCAACGAGATCGGCGCCGCGGCAGGTCGCGAATGGGGCGACAACGACGCCAACCGCAGCGTCCGTTCGGCGCTGAACAAGGATCTCGAGGCGCTGTCGAAGGTCTATGCCGAGCGCGCCAAGCAGATTACTCAGGAGACCGAGACCAATCGCACGCTCTCCTTCGTGCTGACCTGCCTCGGCGGCGTGGCGCTGGCGCTCGTCGTCATCGGCATCGTCATCATCGCGCGCTCGATCGCCCGTCCGCTCTCGACGATCACCGCGACCATCAAGCAGGTCGCCGACGGCGAAGAGAGTGTCGTGGTGCCGCACACGGAACGCGCCGACGAGATCGGCGCGCTGGCACGCGCGATCCGGATCTTTCAGGAGGCGATGGAGCGCAACCGCAACCTCGCCTCACAGGTCTCGCAGGATTCCGCGTCGCGCGACGAGCGCGCCCGACACATCGAGACCTCGGTCGAGGCGTTCCGCGAGGCGATCGGCGCGGTCATGCGCGGCCTTGCCGACAACGCGTCCGCCATGCGCGAGACCGCGCAGACCATCACCCGCGTCACGGCAGATGCCAACACGCGCGCCGGCACGGCGGCGAGCGCCACCGAGCAGGCCTCGCACAACGTCACGGCGGTGGCGGGTGCGGCGGAAGAGCTGTCGGCCTCCGTCGAGGAGATCGGCCGTCAGGTGCGGCAATCGGCGAGCGCCGTCGAGCAGACCGGCCAGCGCACCGAAAAGTCGATCTCCGAGATCGAGAGCCTGGCTGCCGCCACGCAGCGCATCGACGGCGTGCTCAATTTGATCCAGGCGATCGCCGAGCAGACCAACCTCCTCGCGCTCAACGCCACCATCGAGGCGGCGCGCGCCGGCGAGGCCGGCCGCGGCTTTGCCGTCGTCGCCCATGAGGTCAAGGCGCTCGCGGGGCAGACGGCGAAGGCGACCGCGGAGATCAGCGAGAACGTCGGCATGATCCAGTCCTCGACCCGCAATGCGGTCGAGGCCGTGCGCGAGATCGGCGGCGCCGTGCGCGAGATCAACGACGTCACCTCGGCGATTGCCGGCGCCATCGGCCAGCAGGACTCCGCGACCCGCGAAATCTCCGCCAACGCTCAGTCCGCCGCGCAAGGCAACGAGACGCTGGTCGCCAACATCACCTCGCTGCGCGACGCCATCGGCGAGACCGACACCGCAGCAACCTCGGTGCTGACCGCGGCAAGCAGCCTGACCGCAACGGCCGACACGCTGTCGCGCGAAGTGGAAAAATTCTTCCAGAATTTGCGCTCGGGACCCGCTGAGCGCCACATCGCCAAGGCGGGCTAG
- a CDS encoding FAD-dependent oxidoreductase, which translates to MTAEKNPSGPDLSKGVNLADFNDGKLLGHVGDEDVLLVQLGAEVVAIEPACTHYHGPLAEGLVVDDTIRCPWHHACFSLRTGEAVAAPALNALAVWEVEREKDKIVVRRKREAPPQAAPHRSAPTPDRFVIVGGGAAGFAAAEMLRREGFAGSITMLSNDSALPVDRPNLSKDYLAGNAPEDWLPLRPEDYYADAGVDLRLDTSVAALDPKQRHVALDNGDEVPFDRLLLATGAEPVKLKIPGSDQPHVHTLRSVADSRAIITAAGGAKRALVIGASFIGLEVAASLRARKLEVHVVAPEERPMERILGREMGDFVRALHEENGVHFHLRDTVEKLDGRRAHLKSGGEIEADLVVVGIGVKPRLELAERAGLAVDRGVTVDAYLETSAPGIFAAGDIARWPDPHSQASIRVEHWVVAERQGQTAARNMLGRRERYDAVPFFWSQHYDVPINYVGHAEGWDDIEIDGSVSGKDCLLRYRKGGRVLAVASIYRDLDSLKAELEMERSRA; encoded by the coding sequence ATGACAGCAGAGAAGAATCCGAGCGGACCCGATCTGAGCAAGGGCGTGAACCTCGCCGATTTCAACGACGGCAAGCTGCTTGGCCATGTCGGTGACGAAGACGTTCTCTTGGTGCAGCTCGGCGCCGAAGTCGTGGCGATCGAACCCGCTTGCACGCACTATCATGGTCCGCTCGCCGAAGGGCTCGTGGTCGACGACACCATCCGCTGTCCCTGGCATCACGCCTGCTTCTCGCTACGCACCGGCGAGGCGGTCGCGGCGCCGGCGCTGAATGCGCTGGCGGTCTGGGAGGTCGAACGCGAGAAGGACAAGATCGTCGTGCGCCGCAAGCGAGAGGCGCCACCGCAGGCCGCGCCGCACCGCTCCGCGCCGACGCCGGACCGGTTCGTCATCGTCGGTGGCGGCGCGGCAGGATTTGCGGCGGCCGAAATGCTCCGCCGCGAAGGATTTGCCGGCAGCATCACCATGCTCAGCAACGACAGTGCCTTGCCGGTCGACCGGCCGAACCTGTCCAAGGACTATCTGGCCGGCAACGCGCCGGAGGATTGGCTGCCGCTCCGGCCCGAGGATTATTACGCAGACGCAGGTGTCGATCTCAGGCTCGACACCTCCGTCGCCGCGCTCGATCCGAAACAACGTCATGTGGCATTGGACAACGGTGACGAGGTGCCGTTCGACCGGCTGCTGCTGGCGACCGGCGCGGAGCCCGTGAAGCTGAAAATTCCAGGCAGTGACCAGCCGCATGTCCACACCCTGCGATCGGTCGCCGACAGCCGCGCCATCATCACGGCGGCCGGCGGCGCCAAACGCGCGCTGGTGATCGGGGCGAGCTTCATTGGCCTCGAGGTCGCCGCCTCCTTACGGGCGCGCAAGCTCGAGGTTCACGTGGTCGCACCGGAGGAGCGGCCGATGGAGCGCATCCTGGGGCGTGAGATGGGCGATTTCGTCCGTGCTCTTCATGAAGAGAACGGCGTCCATTTCCACCTCAGGGACACCGTGGAGAAGCTCGACGGCCGCCGTGCGCACCTGAAAAGTGGCGGCGAGATCGAGGCGGACCTCGTGGTGGTCGGCATCGGCGTCAAGCCGCGCCTCGAGCTGGCCGAGCGGGCTGGGCTTGCGGTCGATCGCGGCGTGACGGTCGATGCTTACCTCGAAACCAGCGCGCCCGGCATCTTTGCCGCCGGCGACATCGCGCGCTGGCCGGATCCGCATTCGCAGGCTAGCATCCGCGTCGAACACTGGGTGGTTGCCGAGCGGCAGGGTCAGACCGCGGCGCGCAACATGCTGGGCCGGCGCGAACGCTACGACGCCGTGCCGTTCTTCTGGAGCCAGCATTATGACGTGCCGATCAACTATGTCGGCCACGCCGAAGGCTGGGATGACATCGAGATCGACGGCAGCGTGTCGGGCAAGGACTGCCTGCTCCGGTACCGGAAAGGCGGCCGCGTGCTGGCGGTCGCTTCAATTTATCGCGATCTCGACAGTCTGAAGGCCGAGCTTGAGATGGAGCGGTCGCGCGCCTGA
- a CDS encoding alpha/beta fold hydrolase, giving the protein MQPKTVTAGVLEIAYLEFGAPDGWPCIMGHGFPYDVHAYAETAPLIAQSGARVLVPWLRGYGGTRFLSDKTLRSGEQAALGADLLAFMDALKIERAVLGGYDWGGRAACVVSVLCPERVVGLVSGNSYNIQNIARSMEPASPPEEAALWYQYLFHNERGRRALERNRRGFARQLWSMWSPTWAFDDATFDRSAAAFDNPDFVDVVIHSYRHRYALVEGDPAYAAIEAQLAAQPPIRVPTIAIDGDHDGVLRGTAHHARKFESFFERRVFNGAGHNLPQERPAEWAQAVLDLRRAAER; this is encoded by the coding sequence ATGCAACCGAAAACAGTGACCGCCGGCGTCCTCGAAATCGCCTATCTCGAATTCGGCGCGCCGGACGGCTGGCCCTGTATCATGGGCCACGGCTTTCCCTACGACGTCCACGCCTATGCGGAGACCGCGCCGCTGATTGCGCAATCCGGCGCGCGGGTGCTGGTGCCGTGGCTGCGCGGCTATGGCGGGACGCGATTTCTGTCCGACAAGACGTTGCGCTCAGGTGAGCAGGCGGCGCTCGGCGCTGATCTCCTGGCCTTCATGGACGCTCTGAAGATCGAACGTGCGGTGCTCGGCGGTTATGACTGGGGCGGGCGCGCGGCCTGTGTGGTCTCGGTGCTGTGCCCGGAGCGGGTCGTCGGGCTCGTCTCCGGCAATTCGTACAACATCCAGAACATCGCGCGGTCGATGGAGCCGGCTTCGCCACCGGAGGAGGCCGCGCTCTGGTATCAATATCTCTTCCACAACGAGCGTGGCCGCCGCGCGCTCGAGCGCAACCGGCGCGGCTTTGCCCGCCAGCTCTGGTCGATGTGGTCGCCGACCTGGGCGTTCGATGATGCGACATTCGATAGAAGCGCAGCCGCGTTCGACAATCCGGACTTCGTCGACGTCGTGATCCACTCCTACCGGCATCGCTATGCGCTGGTTGAAGGCGATCCCGCCTATGCGGCAATCGAGGCACAGCTTGCCGCGCAGCCGCCGATCCGCGTGCCGACGATCGCGATCGACGGCGATCATGACGGCGTCCTTCGTGGCACCGCCCATCACGCGCGCAAGTTCGAGAGCTTTTTCGAACGGCGCGTGTTCAACGGGGCAGGTCACAATCTGCCGCAGGAGCGGCCCGCCGAATGGGCGCAGGCCGTCCTCGACCTCCGCAGAGCCGCGGAACGCTAG
- a CDS encoding HdeD family acid-resistance protein translates to MTTASDMSHSLGLGSGIAALRPKWGWIVALGVVYLIAGFIALGSVVMATVASVLVVGAMMIVAGVTEVIGAFQMKSWGKFLIWALLGVLYVIAGFLTFENPLFAAVLLTLFLGASLIASGVVRLFLAFSMKRESPWIWVALSAVITLLLGLLILARWPVNSVYILGVFLGIDLIFAGAGWLSLGFSLRRST, encoded by the coding sequence ATGACAACTGCTTCGGATATGTCTCACAGCCTAGGCTTGGGCTCCGGCATCGCGGCGTTGCGCCCGAAATGGGGCTGGATCGTCGCGCTCGGCGTCGTCTACCTCATTGCCGGCTTCATTGCGCTCGGTAGCGTGGTGATGGCGACGGTGGCGAGCGTGCTCGTGGTCGGCGCGATGATGATCGTGGCCGGCGTGACCGAGGTCATCGGCGCGTTCCAGATGAAGAGCTGGGGCAAGTTCCTGATCTGGGCGCTGCTCGGCGTGCTCTACGTCATCGCGGGCTTTTTGACCTTCGAGAACCCGCTGTTTGCCGCGGTGCTGTTGACCCTGTTCCTCGGCGCCTCGCTGATCGCTTCCGGCGTCGTCAGGCTGTTTCTCGCCTTCAGCATGAAGCGGGAGAGCCCCTGGATCTGGGTCGCGCTCTCGGCCGTCATCACCTTGTTGCTCGGCCTGTTGATCCTGGCGCGCTGGCCGGTCAACAGCGTCTACATCCTCGGTGTGTTCCTGGGCATCGACCTGATCTTTGCCGGCGCGGGCTGGCTGAGCCTCGGCTTCAGCCTGCGGCGCAGCACCTAA
- the eutC gene encoding ethanolamine ammonia-lyase subunit EutC: MSSPPDPSRPTLDLRTLTPARVALGRSGASLPTKPLLDFTLDHARARDAVHAVFDSERMIAGLGEFGVPVIATRSRAADRGAYLRRPDLGRQLEPACAEHLAACAADPGRVAIVIGDGLSPTAVHAHAVGLLRALLKRLAEPAPVAIGHIVVASGARVALGDEIGAILGAGMVVTLIGERPGLSTPDSLGAYLTFAPRPGRTDAERNCVSNIHRAGLSYGEAAFKIAWLVRASLSRGVTGVALKDESGDSPARIGAALPE; this comes from the coding sequence ATGTCTAGCCCACCCGACCCGAGTCGCCCGACCCTGGACCTGCGGACGCTGACACCGGCGCGCGTCGCGCTCGGGCGCAGCGGGGCGAGTCTGCCGACCAAGCCGCTGCTCGACTTCACGCTCGATCACGCGCGCGCCCGCGACGCCGTGCATGCCGTCTTCGATTCCGAGCGGATGATCGCCGGGCTTGGCGAGTTCGGTGTTCCGGTCATTGCGACGAGGAGCCGCGCCGCCGATCGCGGCGCCTATCTGCGGCGGCCGGACCTTGGACGCCAGCTCGAGCCGGCTTGCGCCGAGCATCTGGCGGCGTGCGCCGCGGACCCCGGCCGGGTTGCGATCGTCATTGGCGACGGATTGTCGCCGACGGCGGTGCATGCGCATGCGGTCGGGTTGCTGCGCGCGCTGCTGAAGCGCCTTGCCGAACCGGCGCCTGTCGCAATCGGCCATATCGTTGTCGCCTCAGGCGCCCGTGTTGCTTTGGGCGACGAGATCGGCGCCATCCTGGGGGCGGGCATGGTCGTGACGCTGATCGGCGAGCGGCCGGGACTGTCGACCCCGGACAGCCTCGGGGCTTACCTGACCTTTGCGCCAAGACCCGGCCGTACCGATGCCGAGCGAAACTGCGTCTCCAACATCCATCGGGCTGGGCTCAGCTATGGCGAGGCGGCCTTCAAGATCGCCTGGCTGGTCCGGGCCAGCTTGTCGCGGGGCGTCACCGGTGTGGCGCTGAAGGACGAGAGCGGCGATTCCCCGGCGCGAATCGGCGCAGCGCTGCCGGAATGA
- a CDS encoding ethanolamine ammonia-lyase subunit EutB — MVYRHTIDATSYVFADLRDLLAKATPPRSGDRLAGIAAGSAEEMIAARMALADVPLSQFLQEAVIPYEADEVTRLVIDTHDAKAFAPVATLTVGGFRDWLLSDAVTREGLRKLSAGITPEMAAAVSKLMRNQDLILAARKCEVITSFRNTIGLRGRMSTRLQPNHPFDDARGITASILDGILLGAGDACIGINPASDDPTTIGQLLRLLDEIIARLNIPTQGCVLTHVTTTLSLIGQGVPVDLVFQSVAGTEAANRSFGIDLALLREANEAGLSMRRGTVGQNVMYFETGQGSALSANAHHGVDQQTCEARAYAVARAYQPLLVNSVVGFIGPEYLYDGKEIIRAGLEDHFCGKLLGLPLGVDICYTNHAEADQDDMDNLLTLLAAAGVTFIMGVPGADDVMLNYQSTSFHDALYVRDVFGLHRAPEFDDWLTKSGIAGADFRLARDAGLLPDFASRLIA, encoded by the coding sequence TTGGTCTACCGCCACACCATCGATGCGACGAGCTATGTTTTCGCCGATCTGCGCGACCTCCTGGCCAAGGCGACCCCGCCGCGCTCCGGTGACCGGCTGGCCGGGATCGCGGCCGGCAGCGCCGAAGAGATGATCGCGGCGCGGATGGCGCTCGCCGACGTTCCGCTGAGCCAATTCCTCCAGGAGGCCGTGATCCCGTATGAGGCCGACGAGGTCACGCGCCTCGTCATCGACACCCACGATGCAAAGGCCTTCGCGCCGGTAGCCACGCTCACCGTCGGCGGCTTCCGCGACTGGCTGCTGTCGGACGCCGTGACGAGGGAAGGTTTGCGAAAGCTGTCCGCCGGTATCACGCCGGAGATGGCCGCCGCGGTGTCGAAGCTCATGCGCAACCAGGATCTGATCCTGGCGGCGCGCAAATGTGAGGTGATCACATCGTTCCGCAACACCATCGGCCTAAGGGGGCGGATGAGCACGCGGCTTCAGCCCAACCATCCCTTCGACGACGCCAGGGGCATTACCGCCTCGATCCTCGACGGCATTCTGCTCGGCGCGGGCGATGCCTGCATCGGCATCAACCCGGCGAGCGACGACCCCACGACCATCGGCCAGTTGCTGCGGCTGCTGGACGAGATCATCGCGCGGCTGAACATCCCGACCCAGGGCTGCGTGCTCACCCATGTGACGACGACGCTGTCGCTGATCGGGCAGGGCGTGCCGGTCGACCTGGTGTTTCAGTCGGTCGCCGGGACTGAGGCCGCCAATCGCAGCTTCGGCATCGATCTCGCTTTGCTCCGGGAAGCGAACGAGGCAGGGCTGTCGATGAGGCGCGGCACGGTCGGGCAGAACGTGATGTATTTCGAGACCGGCCAGGGCTCGGCGTTGTCGGCCAACGCCCATCACGGCGTCGATCAGCAGACCTGCGAGGCGCGGGCCTATGCGGTCGCGCGCGCGTATCAGCCCCTGCTGGTCAACAGCGTGGTCGGCTTCATCGGTCCGGAATATCTCTATGACGGCAAGGAGATCATCCGGGCAGGGCTCGAGGATCATTTCTGCGGCAAGCTGCTCGGCCTGCCGCTCGGGGTCGACATCTGCTACACTAACCATGCCGAAGCCGACCAGGACGACATGGACAATCTCCTGACGCTGCTCGCCGCCGCCGGCGTCACCTTCATCATGGGGGTGCCGGGCGCCGACGACGTCATGCTGAACTATCAGTCGACCTCCTTCCATGACGCGCTCTATGTCCGCGACGTTTTCGGCCTGCACCGCGCGCCGGAGTTCGACGACTGGCTGACGAAGAGCGGGATTGCGGGTGCCGATTTCCGACTTGCTCGCGATGCGGGGCTGCTACCCGATTTTGCCTCGCGGTTGATCGCCTGA
- a CDS encoding HD domain-containing protein, which yields MITLPRLAAESLEKLLGSFMRRRYDESYARVLESATRTAMECIGNSDALYHNIEHTMLVTLAAHSILSGRHLHTHLPAEDYIHILIACLAHDIGYVRGLFKEDDEDGFVIDEAGTKVALQRGASDASLMNYHVDRSKLYVRQRLKGVPGLDHERIARAIEGTRFPARADQEYDEDASILRAADFIGQLGDPNYLRKANALYYEFEEVGINRQLGYDSPADVVHRYPQFYWDSVAPHIQTEIGYLNKTEIGRQWIANLYSNVYRAERDITLSGPQK from the coding sequence ATGATCACGTTACCGAGACTGGCTGCCGAATCTCTGGAAAAGCTGCTCGGCTCGTTCATGCGCCGCCGCTACGACGAATCCTACGCACGGGTTCTGGAGTCTGCGACCCGCACGGCGATGGAGTGCATCGGCAACAGCGACGCGCTCTATCACAATATCGAACACACCATGCTGGTGACCTTGGCCGCGCACTCGATCCTCAGTGGCCGTCATCTCCACACGCATCTGCCGGCGGAGGATTACATCCACATCCTGATCGCTTGCCTCGCCCACGACATCGGTTATGTGCGCGGCCTGTTCAAGGAAGACGATGAAGATGGCTTTGTCATCGACGAGGCCGGCACCAAGGTTGCGCTGCAGCGCGGCGCATCTGACGCAAGCTTGATGAATTATCACGTTGATCGCTCGAAGCTCTATGTGAGGCAGCGCCTGAAGGGCGTCCCTGGTCTCGACCATGAGCGCATTGCGCGAGCCATTGAAGGCACGCGGTTTCCAGCGCGCGCAGACCAGGAATATGACGAAGACGCCTCGATCCTGCGCGCCGCCGACTTCATCGGCCAACTCGGCGATCCCAATTATCTGCGCAAGGCCAACGCGCTCTACTATGAATTCGAGGAGGTCGGCATCAACCGTCAGCTCGGCTACGACTCGCCCGCCGACGTCGTGCACCGCTATCCGCAATTCTATTGGGACAGCGTCGCCCCGCATATCCAGACCGAGATCGGCTATCTCAACAAGACCGAGATCGGCCGGCAGTGGATCGCCAACCTCTACAGCAATGTATACCGTGCCGAGCGCGACATCACGCTGTCTGGGCCGCAGAAGTAG